The following nucleotide sequence is from Bacteroidales bacterium.
AGCATGATTTAGTGTAGTGATACTATCTTTCTCATAATTGAAATAATATGCTGTATCATTATGTTTTCCCAGATAATATCTATTGTCTTTATATTTAACTTCCGAAAATAGCGTTTTTGTTTCAGTATAATAAACGTATTTTCTGATTTTTTCTTCGCCTACCGATTCATTCAAATTACCATCTTCTAAAAACATGGGTTGACCTAATTCGTAATAATCGAAACTACCGTTTATACTTTCTTTTTGACCATATCCATTAATCACTCGTTTTACGCGTTCGGCAGTTATGTTGTCTGCATAGTCTTCCATTTCAATCAAGATAAATTTACGATTCCCCTTATCTTGCTTATTAAGCTCTAAAACTGCATGGGCAGTAGTACCAGTTCCTGCAAAACTATCAAGCACAATTCCATTCTTATCATCCATGAACTTTACAAAGAATTCAACCAAAGACGATGGTTTGGGATAATCAAAAATTGGTTTACCGAAAATATCAATTATTTCTTTCTTTGCTCCTTCATTTGTATCAACTTCGGATTCTTTTTTATCAACTAAAGGTGTAAAATATTTTTCTTTTAATAAATTTGTTGGAGCTTTAAATGTTTCTGTTTCTCTTAAATATCTAATAGCAAACTTTTCCGATTTTATAATAAATGTTGTTCCATTCTGTATTTCCTCATTTAGAGTTTCTTGTGTCCATTTAAATGCACCTGTAAGTTTTAAGTCTTGGTCTGCAAAACCATCTTGAATAAAAACTTCATTATTTAGAGTCAATCTTCCATATTGACCAATCGGATATATTCCATCATCAAGTTTGAATATTAAAGTTTCTTTTGGAAATATAAGTTCAACAGATGCGTTGC
It contains:
- a CDS encoding site-specific DNA-methyltransferase: MPTLHWIGKDKVINHHIDVPFKVLEHTYGFDNGNQSEKETGSGNKIIHGDNLEALKALLPEYEGKVKCIYIDPPYNTGNETWVYNDNVNDPRLEKWINEVVGKEGDDLSRHDKWCCMMYPRLKLLHKLLSDDGGIIFISIDDNELANLKIIMDEIFGLSSFIEYFSWIKTSTAPSLAKKSRKTAEYVLCYEKKRTNRKYKAEEGDGGDAPLLNTGNASVELIFPKETLIFKLDDGIYPIGQYGRLTLNNEVFIQDGFADQDLKLTGAFKWTQETLNEEIQNGTTFIIKSEKFAIRYLRETETFKAPTNLLKEKYFTPLVDKKESEVDTNEGAKKEIIDIFGKPIFDYPKPSSLVEFFVKFMDDKNGIVLDSFAGTGTTAHAVLELNKQDKGNRKFILIEMEDYADNITAERVKRVINGYGQKESINGSFDYYELGQPMFLEDGNLNESVGEEKIRKYVYYTETKTLFSEVKYKDNRYYLGKHNDTAYYFNYEKDSITTLNHAFLSSIKNKAEQYVIYADNCLLTKAFMTKHHIIFKKIPRDITRF